A genomic window from Dioscorea cayenensis subsp. rotundata cultivar TDr96_F1 unplaced genomic scaffold, TDr96_F1_v2_PseudoChromosome.rev07_lg8_w22 25.fasta BLBR01001280.1, whole genome shotgun sequence includes:
- the LOC120256067 gene encoding ras-related protein RABA1f-like, with translation MAYRADDDYDYLFKVVLIGDSGVGKSNLLSRFTRNEFSLESKSTIGVEFATRSIHVDDKVVKAQIWDTAGQERYRAITSAYYRGAVGALLVYDVTRHVTFENVERWLKELRDHTDSNIVIMLVGNKADLRHLRAVSTEDATAFAERENTFFMETSALESLNVEKAFTEVLTQIYRVASRKALDVGDDPAALPKGQTINVGGKDDVSAVKKAGCCSA, from the exons ATGGCGTATAGGGCGGATGATGACTATGATTATCTCTTCAAGGTGGTGTTGATTGGGGACTCCGGCGTTGGGAAATCCAATCTTCTATCCAGATTCACACGCAATGAGTTCAGCCTTGAGTCTAAATCCACCATCGGCGTTGAGTTTGCCACGCGGAGCATCCATGTTGATGATAAGGTCGTCAAGGCCCAGATCTGGGATACCGCTGGTCAAGAAAG GTACCGAGCCATAACAAGCGCTTATTATCGTGGGGCTGTTGGTGCGCTCCTTGTCTATGATGTCACTCGTCATGTCACATTTGAGAATGTGGAGAGATGGCTGAAGGAGCTGAGGGATCACACAGACTCTAACATTGTGATCATGCTTGTTGGTAACAAGGCTGACTTGCGCCACTTGAGAGCAGTGTCCACTGAGGATGCCACAGCTTTCGCCGAGAGAGAAAACACCTTCTTCATGGAGACATCTGCCCTGGAATCACTAAATGTGGAGAAGGCCTTCACTGAAGTGCTTACCCAGATCTATCGCGTGGCCAGCCGGAAGGCACTTGATGTCGGTGATGATCCCGCAGCTCTGCCAAAGGGGCAGACAATCAATGTTGGTGGCAAGGATGATGTATCTGCTGTGAAAAAAGCTGGTTGCTGTTCAGCTTAG
- the LOC120256074 gene encoding probable E3 ubiquitin-protein ligase ZFP1 encodes MGHMNTASTCPIPLVSPLLDTWGMSFYQPQKDLTEVCGPGLPLTAISLSLPYYIIITILVQGDFMSQTFQATNNSCVEQFHGGYVGEARHSNWTNPHLMTHLRGRCPNSRDAEMVNFDVQGHQRNLLGENAAIPPHPAPIPNFHHPVGLVPAQNVQMQSTGHHTHIPGSPYQLPFHNLYPGLVNPSLDALNSSYRFLPFPSSSELIYRTSWQQLPTAVEVNQRNLRILSPEDAAVAEFSEIYGIEDAIDRHRDMRLDIDNMTYEELLALEERIGDVNTGLTEQSILNNLKTSMHTPQLASSQSDQLSNFTPENETCPICQVEFEENERLGTLDCGHKYHADCVKQWLLVKNICPICKTSALDTDKRDK; translated from the exons ATGGGACACATGAATACTGCTTCAACTTGTCCAATTCCACTTGTGTCACCCCTCCTGGATACATGGGGAATGTCATTTTACCAACCGCAGAAAGATCTCACAGAAGTATGCGGACCAGGTCTACCTTTGACGGCCATCAGCCTGAGCTTGCCATACTACATCATAATAACTATTTTAGTTCAAGGGGATTTTATGAGTCAGACTTTCCAAGCTACCAACAATTCATGTGTTGAACAGTTTCATGGGGGTTATGTTGGTGAAGCAAGGCATTCCAATTGGACCAATCCTCATTTAATGACTCATTTGCGAG GAAGATGTCCTAACTCAAGGGATGCAGAGATGGTGAATTTTGACGTGCAAGGACATCAGAGAAATCTACTTGGTGAAAATGCTGCCATTCCTCCCCATCCTGCACCTATTCCTAACTTCCATCATCCAGTTGGACTAGTTCCTGCACAAAATGTGCAAATGCAGAGTACTGGGCATCATACACATATCCCTGGATCTCCATATCAACTCCCATTTCATAATTTGTACCCTGGCCTTGTAAATCCTTCATTGGATGCTCTGAATTCCAGTTACAGATTCCTGCCTTTCCCATCCAGCAGTGAGCTGATATATAGGACTTCTTGGCAGCAACTCCCAACAGCTGTGGAAGTCAACCAGAGAAATTTGAGGATTCTATCACCAGAG GATGCTGCAGTGGCAGAGTTTTCAGAAATTTATGGCATTGAGGATGCTATTGATCGGCACAGAGATATGAGACTGGATATAGACAATATGACTTACGag GAACTATTAGCCTTGGAAGAGCGGATTGGTGATGTCAACACTGGTTTGACAGAACAGTCAATTCTAAATAATTTGAAGACAAGTATGCACACACCGCAGTTGGCGTCTTCACAATCTGATCAATTGTCCAATTTCACTCCAGAAAATGAAACCTGCCCTATATGCCAG GTGGAGTTCGAGGAAAATGAGAGACTGGGAACTTTGGATTGTGGTCACAAGTACCACGCGGATTGCGTAAAACAATGGCTGTTGGTGAAGAACATATGCCCAATCTGCAAAACATCAGCTCTTGACACAGATAAAAGAGATAAGTGA